Proteins encoded in a region of the Antedon mediterranea chromosome 2, ecAntMedi1.1, whole genome shotgun sequence genome:
- the LOC140039233 gene encoding uncharacterized protein: protein MTEQVRVILWCIPRTVSTAFEKCMSNLDDVQIINEPYVSAFTIGPEKFPPPEGLEKEIDIFIEKSNAIVSGYDGGWEPDVATYKFIKENILEAEYPGKNVVFAKDTSYAITWKLHMLPKGYRHAFLIRNPVKVFPSWKKMLNNFQKTLSSECLENNNNFVPKKYGFGESVQLYEHLVKTGIEPDPVIIDADDLLENPEMILREFCKRTGILYSHELLNWDAGESVTHKWKASNVYMKGNKVFGYYDKAFTSERFHKPEPPADRAELPEDVNVCIDAALPYYEQLYALRLCT from the coding sequence ATGACTGAACAAGTTCGTGTAATTCTTTGGTGTATTCCTCGTACAGTTTCTACTGCCTTTGAGAAATGTATGAGTAACCTTGACGATGTACAGATCATTAATGAGCCGTACGTGTCCGCGTTCACCATTGGGCCAGAAAAGTTTCCTCCACCAGAAGGTTTGGAAAAAgaaatagatatatttataGAGAAATCAAATGCCATAGTTTCGGGGTATGATGGTGGCTGGGAGCCAGACGTGGCAACCTACAAGTTTATTAAAGAGAATATTTTGGAGGCTGAATATCCAGGCAAGAATGTGGTGTTTGCCAAAGATACGTCATATGCCATCACATGGAAACTCCATATGCTACCTAAAGGCTACCGACATGCATTCTTGATTCGCAATCCTGTCAAAGTGTTTCCCTCTTGgaagaaaatgttaaacaattttcaGAAGACACTTTCTTCAGAGTGTTTGgaaaacaacaataattttgTGCCAAAAAAATATGGTTTTGGAGAAAGTGTTCAATTGTATGAGCATCTTGTAAAGACCGGGATTGAACCAGACCCGGTAATCATAGATGCTGATGATCTTTTGGAAAATCCAGAAATGATTTTAAGAGAGTTTTGTAAACGCACAGGAATTCTGTATAGTCACGAATTATTGAATTGGGATGCAGGAGAAAGTGTTACACACAAATGGAAGGCTTCTAATGTATACATGAAAGGCAACAAAGTATTTGGTTATTATGACAAAGCATTTACAAGTGAACGTTTTCACAAACCTGAACCGCCCGCTGATCGTGCAGAACTACCAGAAGATGTGAACGTCTGTATTGACGCCGCATTGCCATACTATGAACAATTGTATGCTCTACGTCTGTGTACATAA
- the LOC140039234 gene encoding uncharacterized protein: MTEQVRVILWCIPRTVSTAFEKCMSQLDDVQIINEPYQSAFTIGPERFPPPDGFEKETDIFIEKSNAIVSGYDGGWEPDVATYKFIKENILEAEYPDKNVVFVKDMSYAITWKLHMLPKGYRHAFLIRNTIKAFSSWKKVTIKIEKSLSTKLLLTNDNFIVPKKYGFGESLELYEHLVKTGIEPDPVMIDSDDLLENPELILREFCKRTGILYNDKLLNWDAGEGVTHKWKAANTFIKGNELMGYYDDAFASERFQKPEPPADRAELPEDVNTCIDATLPYYEQLYALRLCPK; encoded by the coding sequence ATGACTGAACAAGTTCGTGTAATTCTTTGGTGTATTCCGCGGACAGTTTCTACTGCCTTTGAGAAATGTATGAGCCAGCTTGACGATGTACAGATCATTAATGAGCCATACCAGTCTGCATTCACCATTGGACCAGAAAGATTCCCTCCACCAGACGGTTTTGAAAAAGAAACGgatatatttatagaaaaatcAAATGCCATAGTGTCGGGGTATGATGGTGGCTGGGAGCCAGACGTGGCAACCTACAAGTTTATTAAAGAGAATATTTTGGAGGCTGAATATCCAGACAAGAATGTAGTGTTTGTCAAAGATATGTCATATGCCATCACATGGAAACTCCATATGCTGCCTAAAGGCTACCGACATGCATTCTTGATTCGTAATACTATCAAAGCTTTTTCATCTTGGAAGAAAGTAACAATCAAAATAGAAAAGAGTCTTTCTACAAAACTACTTTTGACAAACGACAACTTTATTGTTCCCAAAAAGTATGGTTTTGGAGAAAGTCTCGAATTATACGAGCATCTTGTAAAGACCGGAATCGAACCAGACCCGGTAATGATAGATTCTGATGATCTTTTGGAAAATCCGGAATTGATTTTAAGGGAGTTTTGTAAGCGGACAGGAATTCTGTATAACGACAAATTATTAAACTGGGATGCAGGAGAAGGTGTTACACACAAATGGAAGGCTGCCAATACATTTATCAAAGGCAACGAATTAATGGGGTATTATGATGACGCATTTGCAAGTGAACGTTTTCAGAAACCTGAACCGCCCGCTGATCGTGCAGAACTCCCAGAAGATGTGAATACTTGTATTGACGCTACATTGCCATACTATGAACAATTATATGCTTTACGTCTGTGTCCAAAATAA
- the LOC140040226 gene encoding alkyldihydroxyacetonephosphate synthase, peroxisomal-like has translation MASSKRRVDTILRHIKAEKDATCIENGHDIEMNTCSGSVDKSRIPKRKQELLKWNGWGYNDSKFELDENEQVRFVGSRYKICGNLPHFKSWMLTVPGVSLDHNLQPQPNIRNEDLPRIIRNENFMSELHKIGISFSLDGQDRLFRAHGHTLHEVFVLREGKFERIPDIVIWPTCHDHVVKLVDMAVRHNVCIIPFGGGTTVTGALECPADETRMIVSLDMSQMRRILWVDEKNLTAHIEAGITGVDLDEELAAFGVCTGHEPDSNEFSSLGGWVATRASGMKKNLYGNIEDLLVHVRFVTPKGVMEKDCQVPRMSTGPDIHHIIMGSEGTLGVITEVTLKVRPLPPCQKYGSVVFPSFEPGVHFVREVAKQRCAPASIRLMDNEQFKFGHALKAPSSSIWSSLMDSIKKFYVTRMKGFDQDKLAFATLLFEGTKEEVAAQEKRVYAIASQFGGLASGEDNGQRGYLMTYAIAYIRDIGLDYFVIAESFETSIPWDRVIDMCRNVKERLARECQERGVQYAPLATCRVTQAYDAGACVYFYFAFSYRGLSNPVKVYEEIESAARDEVMANGGSLSHHHGIGKIRKKWLRQTVSDTGIGLLKSMKEYIDPQNIFGNNNLL, from the exons ATGGCTTCTTCCAAGAGAAGGGTAGACACAATTTTACGACATATAAAGGCTGAAAAAGATGCTACGTGTATCGAAAATGGCCATGATATTGAAATGAACACATGCAGTGGCTCAGTAGATAAATCCAGGATACCAAAAAGAAA GCAAGAATTATTAAAGTGGAATGGTTGGGGCTATAATGATTCAAAGTTTGAATTGGACGAAAATGAACAAGTTCGTTTTGTTGGTAGCAG GTACAAAATATGTGGGAACCTTCCACATTTTAAATCTTGGATGTTAACTGTTCCAGGTGTCAGCTTAGACCACAATCTTCAACCTCAG CCAAATATTCGGAATGAAGATCTACCAAGAATTATTCGGAATGAGAACTTTATGTCAGAGCTTCATAAGATTGGCATCTCTTTCTCACTTGATGGTCAAGACAGGCTCTTCAGAGCTCATG GTCATACTTTACATGAGGTATTTGTTTTGAGAGAAGGAAAATTTGAAAGAATTCCAGATATTGTTATATGGCCAA CTTGTCATGATCATGTTGTGAAGTTAGTTGATATGGCTGTTCGTCATAATGTATGCATTATTCCATTTGGTG GTGGTACTACTGTGACTGGTGCTCTTGAATGTCCTGCTGATGAGACCAGAATGATTGTGTCTCTAGATATGTCACAAATG CGTCGTATTTTATGGGTTGATGAAAAGAATTTGACTGCCCATATAGAAGCTGGCATAACTGGTGTTGATCTTGACGAAGAG TTAGCAGCTTTTGGAGTGTGCACTGGCCATGAACCAGATTCAAATGAGTTCAGTTCTTTAGGAGGATGGGTAGCAACAAGAGCATCAGGAATGAAGAAGAACTTGTATGGCAACATTGAAGATTTG tTGGTTCATGTGCGATTTGTAACACCAAAGGGTGTTATGGAGAAGGACTGCCAAGTGCCGAGGATGTCTACTGGTCCTGATATTCATCATATTATTATGGGGTCTGAAG GAACTCTAGGAGTAATTACAGAAGTAACGTTAAAAGTTCGTCCCCTCCCACCATGTCAGAAATATGGCTCAGTTGTATTCCCAAGTTTTGAACCAGGCGTCCACTTTGTCAGAGAAGTAGCTAAACAG AGGTGTGCTCCAGCATCTATACGTCTAATGGATAATGAACAGTTTAAATTTG GTCATGCACTGAAGGCACCTAGTTCATCCATTTGGTCTTCATTGATGGACAGTATTAAGAAGTTCTATGTTACAAGG ATGAAAGGTTTTGACCAAGATAAGCTTGCATTTGCTACACTTCTATTTGAGGGTACAAAAGAG GAAGTTGCAGCTCAAGAAAAGCGTGTTTATGCCATTGCATCTCAATTTGG TGGGCTAGCATCAGGGGAAGACAATGGTCAACGTGGGTACTTGATGACTTATGCAATTGCTTATATCCGA GATATTGGCCTTGATTATTTTGTCATTGCTGAATCCTTCGAAACATCAATTCCATGGGATAG GGTGATTGATATGTGTAGAAATGTGAAAGAACGACTTGCCAGAGAATGTCAAGAGCGAGGGGTACAGTATGCCCCGCTAGCTACATGTCGTGTCACACAAGCCTACGATGCTGGTGCTTGCGTCTACTTTTATTTTGCTTTCAGCTATCGTGGCCTGAGCAATCCAGTCAAAGTTTATGAAGAGATAGAG AGTGCAGCTCGTGATGAAGTGATGGCTAATGGAGGCAGTCTCTCTCATCACCATGGTA TTGGGAAAATAAGGAAGAAATGGTTGCGGCAAACAGTGTCTGATACTGGCATTGGACTTCTGAAGTCGATGAAGGAATACATCGATCCACAAAATATCTTTGGCAACAATAACCTCCTTTAA
- the LOC140040227 gene encoding uncharacterized protein — MTDQVRVILWCIPRTVSTAFEKCMSNLDDVQVINEPYMSAFRFGPERFPPEEGLEKVADTFLDKSNTVTLEYDGCWDAKMATYNFIKENILEAEYPGKNVVFAKDMSYGITWKLHMLPKGYRHAFLIRNPVKVFSSWKKMVTKFEKGLSKNFPLVNNNTVIPKKYGFGESLQLYEHLVKTGIEPNPVIIDSDDLLENPELILREFCKHTEIQYDDKLLNWDAGESVTHKWKAASALLKGNNLFSYYEKSLASERFHKPEPPADRAELSEDVNICIDAALPYYEQLYALCLCPES, encoded by the coding sequence ATGACAGATCAAGTTCGTGTAATTCTTTGGTGTATTCCTCGTACAGTTTCTACTGCCTTTGAAAAATGTATGAGCAACCTTGATGACGTGCAGGTCATTAATGAGCCGTATATGTCCGCGTTCAGGTTTGGACCCGAAAGGTTTCCGCCGGAAGAAGGTTTAGAAAAAGTTGCAGATACATTTTTAGATAAATCAAATACAGTAACTTTAGAGTATGATGGTTGTTGGGATGCAAAGATGGCAACCTACAATTTTATTAAAGAGAATATTTTGGAGGCTGAATATCCAGGCAAGAATGTGGTGTTTGCCAAAGATATGTCATATGGCATTACATGGAAACTCCATATGCTACCTAAAGGCTATCGCCATGCATTCTTGATTCGAAATCCTGTCAAAGTGTTTTCTTCTTGGAAGAAAATGGTGACCAAATTTGAAAAAGGACTATCTAAAAATTTTCCTTTGGTAAACAACAACACTGTTATTCCAAAAAAGTATGGTTTTGGGGAAAGTCTCCAACTATACGAGCATCTTGTAAAGACCGGAATCGAACCAAACCCGGTAATTATAGATTCTGATGACCTTTTGGAAAATCCGGAATTGATTTTAAGGGAGTTTTGTAAGCATACAGAAATTCAGTATGACGACAAATTATTGAACTGGGATGCAGGCGAAAGTGTTACGCACAAATGGAAGGCTGCCAGTGCCTTGCTCAAAGGAAACAACTTATTTAGTTATTATGAAAAATCACTTGCGAGTGAACGTTTTCACAAACCTGAACCGCCCGCTGATCGTGCGGAACTATCAGAAGATGTGAATATCTGTATTGACGCCGCATTGCCATACTATGAACAATTGTATGCTCTATGTCTATGTCCAGAAAGCTAA
- the LOC140039562 gene encoding neurogenic locus notch homolog protein-like has product MYLKIVFSLLTVGTVGAVLEAVRPPQHPCLYNLCMARSTCIPDNSDPKGYFCECTNCYGGEFCDKAKLVSNLCWIDGNHCLNGGYCDFTDCTLSCVCPSGFTGDKCQNEPPVNPCVSGEHQCQNGATCIPDKVGLGYFCQCTNCYEGKFCESSAEEVYNPCADINNSPCLFGGVCDFTDCTFRCICKPGYSGIVCENEPPVDACTSGEHNCPKGATCVPDKLGPGYFCQCKSAKPVANPCSSDNSPCYNGGVCDFSGCTFSCRCPPNFIGELCQYPQCPKGVEVVSCLINPCVFATCPANQNAQCRANYCGGCNAVFYDSNGVEVDCVHPCNSGEHQCQNGATCIPDTVGLGYSCECTNCFGGEFCQFAKPVANPCLRNDNPCYNGGTCDFPDCTLRCRCPPGFTGDLCQYVECPTSTPCLTAKCAHGFIVDTNGCQTCNCLPGPKPCPQDVQVYNCFVNPCDTAVCPANSDAICIANYCGGCNAVFYDTSGVEVNCAVVCKKIGCANPCPFGSETDANGCPTCRCLPNPAPCPKGKKPSKCKKNPCDGTTCEVNPMTACVPNYCGGCSADFYDHNLNIDQECLQANCPQIRCANPCPFGTEVTSEGCPTCTCLPNPAPCPNGRPPFACKRNPCDGTTCSVNPMTSCVPNYCGGCFVDFYDRNLNIDEECLETNCHGDLVFSDCASACPPTCKNPDIVCKALCRPGCTCPKGKVLTRFHSKRCVRPSNCKCVGLKGYLGECRITPDEQ; this is encoded by the exons ATGTACCTTAAGATTGTCTTCTCTCTCCTGACTGTTGGTACTGTTGGTGCCGTACTGGAAGCCG TGCGGCCTCCACAACATCCAtgtttgtataatttgtgtatgGCAAGATCTACTTGCATTCCTGACAATAGCGATCCGAAGGGATATTTTTGTGAGTGTACAAACTGTTATGGAGGAGAATTTTGCGACAAAG CTAAGCTAGTTTCTAACCTGTGCTGGATTGACGGCAACCATTGTTTAAATGGAGGTTACTGTGACTTCACTGACTGTACATTATCATGTGTTTGTCCATCAGGATTCACAGGAGACAAGTGTCAAAATG AACCACCAGTGAATCCCTGTGTTTCTGGAGAACACCAATGTCAGAATGGTGCAACGTGTATTCCGGATAAAGTTGGCCTCGGCTACTTTTGTCAGTGTACAAATTGTTATGAAGGAAAATTCTGCGAATCATCTG cTGAAGAAGTTTATAATCCATGTGCTGATATTAATAACAGTCCTTGTTTGTTTGGCGGTGTCTGTGATTTCACAGACTGTACATTCAGGTGTATCTGTAAACCAGGTTATTCTGGAATTGTATGCGAAAATG aaccaCCAGTGGATGCATGTACGTCTGGAGAACACAACTGTCCAAAAGGTGCTACGTGTGTTCCAGATAAACTTGGCCCTGGCTACTTTTGTCAGTGTAAATCTG CTAAGCCAGTTGCTAATCCGTGCTCAAGTGACAACAGTCCTTGTTACAATGGAGGTGTCTGTGATTTTTCTGGCTGCACATTCTCATGTAGATGTCCGCCAAACTTCATTGGTGAATTGTGTCAATATC CACAATGTCCAAAGGGTGTTGAGGTGGTATCATGCCTAATTAATCCATGTGTGTTTGCTACGTGTCCTGCTAATCAGAACGCACAATGTCG GGCCAATTATTGCGGCGGTTGCAATGCAGTTTTCTACGATTCCAATGGAGTAGAAGTAGATTgtg TGCATCCCTGCAATTCTGGAGAACACCAATGTCAGAATGGTGCAACCTGCATTCCGGATACAGTTGGCCTCGGTTACTCTTGTGAATGTACAAACTGTTTTGGAGGAGAATTCTGTCAATTTG CTAAGCCAGTTGCTAACCCGTGCTTACGTAACGATAACCCGTGTTACAATGGAGGCACCTGTGATTTTCCCGATTGCACATTACGGTGTAGATGTCCACCAGGATTCACTGGTGACTTGTGTCAATATG TTGAATGCCCAACTTCAACGCCTTGCCTCACAGCAAAGTGTGCACACGGGTTTATAGTTGATACAAATGGCTGTCAGACGTGTAATTGTCTTCCTGGTCCAA AGCCATGTCCACAAGATGTTCAAGtgtacaattgttttgttaaccCATGCGACACTGCCGTGTGTCCAGCAAATTCAGATGCTATTTGCAT AGCTAATTATTGTGGCGGCTGCAATGCTGTTTTCTATGATACAAGTGGAGTCGAAGTTAACTGTGCTGTAg TTTGTAAAAAGATCGGTTGTGCAAACCCTTGTCCTTTTGGAAGCGAAACTGATGCAAATGGCTGTCCAACCTGCAGGTGTCTTCCAAATCCAg ccCCATGTCCAAAGGGCAAGAAACCAAGTAAATGTAAGAAAAATCCGTGTGATGGGACAACTTGTGAAGTTAATCCAATGACGGCATGTGT ACCAAACTACTGTGGAGGATGTTCTGCCGATTTCTATGATCACAACCTAAACATTGACCAAGAATGTTTACAAgcaa ATTGTCCACAAATAAGATGTGCAAATCCTTGTCCATTTGGAACTGAAGTGACTTCAGAAGGTTGCCCAACTTGTACATGTCTCCCAAACCCAG caCCATGTCCTAATGGGAGACCCCcatttgcatgtaaaagaaATCCTTGTGATGGCACCACGTGCTCTGTTAACCCAATGACGTCAtgcgt ACCAAATTACTGTGGCGGATGTTTCGTTGATTTTTATGATCGAAATTTAAACATTGACGAAGAATGTCTGGAAACAA ACTGTCATGGGGACCTAGTGTTTTCCGATTGTGCTAGTGCTTGTCCACCGACGTGTAAAAACCCCGACATCGTCTGCAAAGCGTTGTGTCGACCCGGATGTACATGTCCAAAAGGCAAGGTACTCACACGCTTTCACTCAAAACGATGTGTCCGCCCCTCTAATTGCAAATGTGTGGGACTTAAG GGTTATCTTGGTGAATGCAGAATTACACCAGACGAACAATAG
- the LOC140039563 gene encoding uncharacterized protein, with the protein MQQLYFKFNQPPNMIMYLRIVFILLATGTVGAAKSLCPKGVDVVACLIDPCMFATCPADSANAQCRSNYCGGCNAVFYDSNGVEVNCAVCPQIRCAAPCPFGTEVTSEGCPTCTCLPNPAPCLDGRPPFACKRNPCDGTTCSANPLTSCVPNYCGGCFVDFYDRNSNIDEECLETNCHGDLVFSECASACPPTCKNPDIVCKALCRPGCTCPKGTILTRLHSKQCVRPSRCKCLGLKGSLSECRLETADEQ; encoded by the exons ATGCAACAATTATACTTCAAGTTTAACCAACCACCTAACATGATTATGTATCTTAGGATTGTCTTCATTCTCCTGGCCACTGGTACAGTTGGTGCCGCAAAAT CACTATGTCCAAAGGGTGTTGATGTGGTAGCCTGCCTAATTGACCCATGTATGTTTGCCACGTGTCCTGCAGATTCGGCGAATGCACAATGTCg GTCCAATTATTGCGGTGGTTGTAATGCAGTTTTCTACGATTCCAATGGAGTAGAAGTAAATTGTGCTG TATGTCCACAAATAAGATGTGCAGCTCCTTGTCCATTTGGAACCGAAGTGACTTCAGAAGGTTGCCCAACTTGTACATGTCTCCCAAACCCAG CTCCATGTCTTGATGGCAGACCACcatttgcatgtaaaagaaATCCTTGTGATGGCACCACATGCTCTGCTAATCCACTGACCTCATGCGT ACCAAATTACTGTGGTGGATGTTTCGTTGATTTTTATGATCGCAATTCAAACATTGACGAGGAATGTTTGGAAACAA ACTGTCATGGGGACCTAGTATTTTCCGAGTGTGCTAGTGCTTGTCCACCGACGTGTAAAAACCCAGACATCGTCTGCAAAGCGTTGTGTCGACCCGGATGTACATGCCCAAAAGGTACGATACTCACACGTCTCCACTCAAAACAATGTGTCCGCCCCTCCAGATGCAAATGTCTTGGACTTAAG GGTTCTCTTAGTGAATGCAGACTTGAAACTGCAGACGAACAATAG